The Kordia sp. SMS9 genome window below encodes:
- a CDS encoding LodA/GoxA family CTQ-dependent oxidase: MNTNDIKSVAIYPPIGIARIGNSQEYFFAPDIPGVEITPEGGYKDGDGRVKKQVARFRIYALGENDTVLGEITETESQNIHWRIQVANVKAAWYMFNNALDVPGAGIPSAYRNADITDDDRAQLAITPTPVSISGRSEKGKEYNFDDGEFFGKKVKLGHVETDEEGRLLFFGGDGDSASKKNKPAITFANNEGWHDDTCDGVVRATVIIGGKEFEAEPANVAVTPPNFGPGLYGVVTMNDVVQDLFIREMNYPDPAADGVVFYEHIYPMLERMTDTQWVNQGFFMLFGKNSPSDFTDPVLKEKLESPSEDHKALRERIFEWFRDPESKDYTPAKVPPFYGDGFGEYEKIAIVDLPITQIQYARLKKWANGDFTTGHPKEYIPFGKLSPAAQVNALNQAPMEECLGGPFHPGIELTWPMRVKQMWKKPYRLNVVAEGEATDLDFGPLLSPSIVLGEVSLGKDGPLAKSGPGALTRWLGVPWQTDEASCLSGYDLTLYLPLPSFWAARVPNQVLSEDSYKRSIEAENLNIAQRLKHFDYRQDWLRDLGSVYQTKINHMISEWHELGIIAKTESEVANADGFLPNVVWKETERKFGEHDPTFDQVVTAETITEEKDTVLLKVATIEGEKEVKAKAASHSETSTRKRRRVSRGER, encoded by the coding sequence GACATTCCAGGTGTAGAAATTACGCCAGAAGGCGGCTATAAAGACGGTGACGGACGCGTAAAGAAACAAGTTGCCCGTTTCCGAATCTATGCTTTGGGCGAAAATGATACTGTTTTAGGTGAAATCACTGAAACTGAAAGTCAAAACATTCATTGGCGCATTCAAGTAGCTAATGTAAAAGCGGCTTGGTATATGTTCAACAATGCCTTAGATGTACCCGGCGCAGGAATTCCTTCTGCATACAGAAATGCAGATATTACAGATGATGACAGAGCACAATTAGCAATAACACCAACACCTGTGAGTATTTCAGGCAGAAGCGAAAAAGGAAAGGAATACAATTTTGATGATGGCGAATTTTTTGGAAAAAAAGTAAAACTCGGTCATGTAGAAACAGATGAAGAAGGCAGATTGCTCTTTTTTGGTGGCGATGGCGATTCGGCATCAAAAAAGAACAAACCCGCCATTACCTTTGCAAACAATGAAGGTTGGCATGATGATACCTGTGACGGAGTTGTACGTGCAACCGTAATTATTGGCGGAAAAGAATTTGAAGCAGAACCTGCAAATGTAGCGGTAACACCACCAAACTTCGGTCCAGGATTGTACGGAGTTGTTACGATGAATGATGTTGTACAAGATTTATTCATTCGTGAAATGAACTATCCAGATCCTGCGGCAGATGGTGTTGTCTTTTACGAACATATTTACCCAATGTTGGAACGTATGACGGATACGCAATGGGTAAACCAAGGTTTCTTTATGTTATTTGGAAAAAATTCTCCATCTGACTTTACAGATCCTGTACTCAAAGAAAAATTAGAAAGTCCTTCGGAAGATCACAAAGCCTTGCGTGAACGTATTTTTGAATGGTTCCGAGATCCAGAATCAAAAGATTATACACCTGCAAAAGTGCCACCTTTTTACGGTGATGGTTTTGGTGAATATGAGAAAATTGCCATTGTCGATTTACCAATTACACAAATACAATACGCACGTTTAAAAAAATGGGCAAACGGAGATTTTACTACAGGACATCCTAAAGAATACATTCCATTTGGAAAATTATCGCCTGCAGCGCAAGTAAACGCACTCAACCAAGCACCGATGGAAGAATGTTTGGGTGGTCCTTTTCATCCAGGAATTGAATTGACATGGCCCATGCGCGTGAAGCAAATGTGGAAAAAACCATACAGACTCAACGTAGTGGCAGAAGGAGAAGCAACCGATTTAGATTTTGGGCCGTTATTATCACCTTCAATTGTTTTAGGAGAAGTTTCTTTAGGAAAAGATGGTCCTTTGGCAAAAAGTGGTCCTGGCGCGTTGACACGTTGGTTGGGCGTTCCGTGGCAAACAGATGAAGCAAGTTGTTTATCGGGTTACGATCTTACATTATACTTACCATTGCCATCATTTTGGGCGGCGCGTGTACCCAATCAAGTGTTGAGTGAAGATAGTTACAAGCGAAGTATAGAAGCTGAAAACTTAAATATTGCGCAGCGTTTAAAGCATTTTGACTATCGTCAAGATTGGTTGCGCGATTTAGGTTCTGTCTATCAAACAAAAATCAATCACATGATTTCGGAGTGGCATGAATTGGGAATCATTGCCAAAACGGAAAGTGAAGTCGCAAACGCAGATGGTTTCTTGCCAAATGTGGTTTGGAAAGAAACGGAACGTAAATTCGGGGAACATGACCCAACATTTGATCAAGTCGTTACGGCAGAAACCATTACAGAAGAAAAAGATACGGTATTATTGAAAGTAGCTACGATAGAAGGCGAAAAAGAAGTCAAAGCAAAAGCGGCTTCACATTCTGAAACAAGCACTCGTAAAAGAAGAAGAGTTTCTCGTGGCGAACGATAA
- a CDS encoding NAD(P)/FAD-dependent oxidoreductase: MANDKHTYQVIIVGGGPAGIATALTLHARGIHCCVVEAYETPVRKAGEAIPPNAKPLLKQLGILSLVENEKHTVYYGNKSCWGSDSLQQKEFISDRMGHGFLLDRLHFETQLQETYQKTDQGFYKGFKLKKVVSDGTNVKAIIENSNKNSTLTSDFIIDATGRKASVCRHFNVQKENLDSQFALTFNVKLPKKIPHEIMVEATENGWWYVAPYSEREVTMMFFTLQELLPKKENANTFLQDELNKTIHLSKVIQHIEIDTVKMMPAGTSCLSIPFGKNWLAVGDAAYSYDPISSYGITSALASGFYAGHAVADYLAGKQEAFLGYRYVVENAFSAYMQKLIIHYSREKRWSDSFYWKNRIAHIFDEQKIVKKM, translated from the coding sequence GTGGCGAACGATAAACATACATATCAAGTAATTATAGTCGGTGGCGGTCCTGCGGGAATCGCCACCGCTTTAACCTTGCATGCGAGAGGAATTCACTGTTGTGTGGTGGAAGCGTACGAAACACCTGTTCGGAAAGCTGGAGAAGCCATTCCGCCAAATGCAAAACCGTTGTTAAAGCAATTGGGAATTTTGTCGTTGGTTGAAAATGAAAAACATACTGTGTATTACGGAAATAAAAGTTGCTGGGGAAGTGATTCGTTGCAACAAAAAGAATTTATTTCGGATCGCATGGGACATGGTTTTTTGTTAGATCGATTGCACTTTGAAACACAATTACAAGAAACGTATCAAAAAACCGATCAAGGGTTTTACAAAGGCTTCAAGCTGAAAAAAGTAGTTTCAGACGGAACGAATGTAAAAGCGATCATTGAAAATTCAAACAAAAATAGCACACTTACAAGCGATTTTATTATTGATGCTACAGGACGAAAAGCTTCGGTATGTAGACATTTTAACGTGCAGAAAGAAAATTTGGATTCACAATTCGCGTTGACGTTTAATGTGAAACTTCCCAAAAAAATACCACATGAAATTATGGTAGAAGCTACTGAAAATGGTTGGTGGTATGTAGCGCCGTACTCGGAAAGAGAAGTCACTATGATGTTTTTTACGCTGCAAGAATTACTTCCCAAAAAAGAAAATGCCAATACTTTTCTTCAAGATGAATTAAACAAAACCATTCATCTTTCAAAAGTCATTCAACATATAGAGATAGACACCGTAAAAATGATGCCTGCGGGTACAAGTTGTTTGTCAATTCCGTTTGGAAAAAACTGGTTGGCTGTTGGCGATGCTGCGTATTCGTACGATCCTATTTCTTCGTATGGAATTACTTCTGCGTTGGCTTCTGGATTTTACGCAGGTCACGCAGTGGCAGATTATTTGGCAGGAAAACAAGAAGCGTTTTTAGGATATCGTTATGTGGTTGAAAATGCGTTTAGTGCGTATATGCAAAAATTAATCATCCATTATTCCCGCGAAAAACGTTGGTCAGATAGCTTTTATTGGAAAAATAGAATTGCACATATATTTGACGAACAAAAAATTGTGAAAAAAATGTAA
- a CDS encoding DUF2461 domain-containing protein, producing the protein MNETIPREAFAFLKRLQKNNNREWFTEHKNEFKEIEREVKQFVNQLGEHLNKHDQIDKVKVFRVYRDVRFSKDKTPYKTHFAGSFHRVKPRLRGGYYIQIKPNNESFIATGFWDPKKEDLLRIRKEIEMDDQEIRGIINEDGFKNVWGELEGEEVKTAPKGFSKEHAAIDLIKKKQFIFTKKYTDKEVIAASFMEQVNGDFKAIRPFFNFMSEVLTTDLNGVSLIED; encoded by the coding sequence ATGAACGAAACGATCCCAAGAGAAGCTTTTGCTTTTTTGAAACGACTACAAAAGAATAACAACCGTGAATGGTTTACTGAACATAAGAATGAATTCAAGGAAATTGAAAGAGAGGTAAAGCAGTTTGTGAATCAATTGGGGGAACATTTGAATAAACACGATCAAATTGATAAAGTAAAGGTATTTCGTGTGTATAGAGATGTTCGTTTTTCAAAAGATAAAACGCCGTATAAAACACATTTTGCAGGTAGTTTTCACAGAGTAAAACCAAGATTGCGCGGCGGTTATTATATTCAGATTAAACCGAACAACGAATCGTTTATTGCGACGGGTTTTTGGGATCCGAAAAAGGAGGATTTGCTTCGAATTCGTAAAGAAATTGAAATGGATGATCAAGAAATTCGCGGAATCATCAACGAGGACGGTTTCAAAAATGTTTGGGGCGAATTGGAAGGAGAGGAAGTGAAAACCGCACCAAAAGGATTTAGCAAAGAACATGCGGCAATTGATTTAATCAAAAAGAAACAATTTATTTTTACTAAAAAATATACCGATAAAGAAGTGATTGCTGCTAGTTTTATGGAACAAGTGAATGGCGATTTTAAAGCAATTCGCCCATTTTTTAATTTTATGAGCGAAGTGCTAACGACCGATTTAAACGGTGTTTCTTTGATAGAAGATTAA
- a CDS encoding DUF72 domain-containing protein produces the protein MKFGKVTNPEQIDFTIPKDHPETEVVLQPYKNNEKPSVYVGCAKWNRQDLKGFYPRGTKDELQYYSSQFNSIELNATFYRLFPVEQFEKWRDKTPEGFKFFPKINQEISHWKRLKATEALVDQYIFHVSHLREKLGTIFLQMHTNFSPKDFDSVVQFVEFWPKDVALTMEFRHTDWFNDEKVANELYHLLQENNISNTLVDTAGRRDIMHMRLTNNEAFIRYVGANHESDYARLDDWVDRLEHWIETGLQNIHFFVHQNLEVESPLLSAYFIKKLNERLQINLTVPRTNSEPPKPQTLF, from the coding sequence ATGAAATTTGGAAAAGTCACCAATCCTGAACAGATTGATTTTACAATCCCAAAAGATCATCCTGAAACGGAAGTTGTGTTGCAACCCTACAAAAATAACGAAAAACCGTCTGTTTATGTTGGTTGTGCCAAGTGGAATCGGCAAGATTTGAAAGGTTTTTATCCGCGTGGAACCAAAGATGAATTGCAATACTATTCGTCACAGTTCAATTCGATAGAACTCAATGCAACGTTTTACCGACTGTTTCCTGTTGAACAGTTTGAAAAATGGCGTGATAAAACACCCGAAGGTTTTAAGTTTTTCCCAAAAATCAATCAGGAAATCAGTCATTGGAAGCGTTTGAAAGCTACTGAAGCGCTTGTAGATCAGTACATTTTCCATGTTTCACACTTGCGTGAAAAACTCGGAACGATCTTTTTACAAATGCACACGAACTTTTCTCCAAAAGATTTTGACAGCGTTGTTCAATTTGTAGAATTTTGGCCAAAAGATGTCGCTTTAACGATGGAATTCCGCCATACAGATTGGTTCAATGATGAAAAAGTAGCGAACGAATTGTACCATCTTTTACAAGAAAATAATATTTCGAATACGTTGGTAGATACGGCGGGAAGGCGTGATATTATGCACATGCGCTTAACGAATAATGAAGCATTTATCAGATACGTTGGCGCCAACCATGAAAGCGATTATGCGCGTTTGGACGATTGGGTAGATCGTTTGGAACACTGGATTGAAACTGGATTGCAAAACATTCACTTTTTTGTGCATCAAAATCTGGAAGTTGAATCACCATTGCTATCAGCATATTTCATCAAAAAACTCAATGAGCGTTTACAAATAAATTTAACAGTACCAAGAACCAATTCAGAACCCCCAAAACCACAGACGTTATTTTAA
- a CDS encoding glyoxalase, with the protein MNDRENDLVKARPQISPKSISENMSNDERFQNSTLRPVIKLQSSLLIAAFRNYIIKRKNVFYDLSLEKRLQYIENAIQKDMKFRNSLKGMIIGQFTLKEYQEYIQNSSPLNKRMMNIVVERLKDNVLLFEKDVSFTAVI; encoded by the coding sequence ATGAACGATCGAGAAAATGATTTAGTGAAAGCGCGTCCACAAATTTCTCCGAAATCCATTTCTGAAAATATGTCTAATGACGAGCGTTTTCAAAATTCCACACTTCGTCCAGTTATCAAACTTCAAAGTTCCTTACTGATTGCAGCTTTTCGAAATTACATCATCAAACGAAAGAATGTTTTTTACGATTTATCGCTAGAAAAACGTTTGCAGTATATCGAAAATGCCATTCAAAAAGATATGAAGTTTCGCAATTCTTTAAAAGGAATGATTATCGGACAGTTTACGCTGAAAGAATACCAAGAGTATATTCAAAATTCGTCTCCGTTAAATAAACGCATGATGAATATTGTGGTAGAACGACTGAAAGACAATGTGTTACTTTTTGAAAAAGACGTATCGTTTACAGCAGTTATCTAA
- a CDS encoding acyl-CoA thioesterase, producing the protein MRFHTRKWVKPEDLNPNGTLFGGRLLEWIDEEAALYAIIQLENAKVVTKYISEIDFKSSAKKGDIVEIGIEVIKFGKSSIVLKCEVRNKMTQETIITVDNIVMVNLDANGKALPHGKTKVEFVSDRLNSNTD; encoded by the coding sequence ATGAGATTCCATACACGAAAATGGGTAAAACCCGAAGATTTAAATCCTAATGGCACTTTATTCGGTGGCCGATTACTAGAATGGATTGATGAAGAAGCAGCTTTATACGCCATCATACAGCTTGAAAACGCAAAAGTTGTGACCAAATATATTTCCGAAATTGACTTTAAAAGTTCAGCCAAAAAAGGAGATATCGTAGAAATTGGTATTGAAGTCATTAAATTTGGAAAATCCTCCATTGTTCTCAAGTGCGAAGTGCGTAACAAAATGACGCAAGAAACTATAATTACAGTAGATAATATTGTGATGGTGAATTTAGATGCGAACGGAAAAGCACTGCCACATGGAAAAACAAAAGTAGAATTTGTAAGTGATCGCTTGAATTCAAATACTGATTAA